The following proteins are co-located in the Lepisosteus oculatus isolate fLepOcu1 chromosome 9, fLepOcu1.hap2, whole genome shotgun sequence genome:
- the armh1 gene encoding armadillo-like helical domain containing protein 1 isoform X2 has product MSSSKAQTALSKVVEFLREWDQGNKDVRKLLLISFLNENAGKTSPELELEFAQAASLFLARLTAWMRLTYMIGTYLRLQLKAIGVFLSATGNHRYLIEFLEVGGVLTLLEILGQTQIKEEDKAEALNLLQIIASAGRKYKELICESYGVRAIAECLAKSKAEDTQEKANCLLESLAQGNPKYQKQVYKGLIALLPCTSPKAQQLALQTVRIVQEIVKVAHPSIVEPLLNLLRSLHLEVQYEAIELIQDLVHYDVRPALLKGLVALLKPAKEGIQTPKILNAEMTSLPESLPVFVQQAAAAKAIRTLAQAGPALSGELLALGVVPHLLCAVGNQRHADSQRQASLALEWFVRTYPVVEEHVHKAMGDTLFGLFLENPEVLYMKMDEIQADILSSNKVHISGVSEDPE; this is encoded by the exons ATGAGCTCCAGCAAAGCGCAGACAGCACTCAGCAAGGTGGTGGAATTCCTGCGGGAGTGGGACCAGGGCAACAAGGACGTCCGGAAACTCCTGCTTATCAGCTTCTTGAACGAGAATGCAGGGAAGACCAGCCCTGAGCTGGAACTGGAGTTTGCCCAGGCTGCTAGTCTCTTCCTGGCCAGACTGACTGCTTGGATGAGGCTGAC ATACATGATTGGCACATATTTACGTTTGCAGTTAAAGGCTATTGGCGTATTCCTCTCTGCAACTGGAAA TCATCGTTACCTGATCGAATTTTTGGAAGTAGGGGGTGTTTTGACTCTCCTCGAGATCCTGGGGCAAACACAGATAAAGGAAGAGGACAAAGCCGAGGCTCTTAATCTGCTTCAGATTATTGCGAGTGCTGGGAGGAAGTACAAAGAGCTCATCTGTGAGAGCTATG GTGTGCGTGCCATAGCTGAGTGCCTGGCAAAATCCAAGGCAGAGGACACTCAGGAGAAGGCCAACTGCCTGCTGGAGTCCCTGGCCCAGGGTAACCCGAAGTACCAAAAGCAGGTGTACAAGGGCCTGATTGCACTACTGCCTTGCACCTCACCCAAAGCACAGCAGCTCGCCCTCCAGACAGTCCGCATTGTGCAG GAAATTGTGAAGGTAGCACATCCAAGCATTGTAGAACCTTTGTTGAATTTATTGAGATCCTTGCATCTTGAAGTCCAGTATGAGG CTATTGAGCTGATCCAAGATCTGGTACACTATGATGTCAGACCAGCTCTTCTGAAAGGTTTGGTTGCTTTGCTGAAACCAGCAAAAGAAGGAATCCAAACACCGAAGATCCTGAATG CAGAAATGACAAGTTTGCCGGAGTCCTTGCCAGTGTTTGTTCAGCAAGCTGCTGCAGCTAAAGCTATAAG GACACTGGCACAGGCCGGCCCGGCCCTGTCAGGGGAGCTGCTCGCCCTCGGAGTGGTGCCTCACCTGCTGTGTGCCGTGGGCAACCAGCGCCACGCCGACAGCCAGCGCCAGGCCAGCCTCGCCCTGGAG TGGTTTGTCCGTACCTATCCTGTTGTGGAGGAACATGTACATAAAGCAATGGGAGACACCCTGTTTGGACTGTTTTTA GAAAATCCAGAGGTTCTATATATGAAGATGGATGAAATTCAAGCAGATATTTTGTCATCTAACAAAGTTCATATCTCTGGAG TTTCCGAAGACCCTGAataa
- the armh1 gene encoding armadillo-like helical domain containing protein 1 isoform X1, whose translation MSSSKAQTALSKVVEFLREWDQGNKDVRKLLLISFLNENAGKTSPELELEFAQAASLFLARLTAWMRLTYMIGTYLRLQLKAIGVFLSATGNHRYLIEFLEVGGVLTLLEILGQTQIKEEDKAEALNLLQIIASAGRKYKELICESYGVRAIAECLAKSKAEDTQEKANCLLESLAQGNPKYQKQVYKGLIALLPCTSPKAQQLALQTVRIVQEIVKVAHPSIVEPLLNLLRSLHLEVQYEAIELIQDLVHYDVRPALLKGLVALLKPAKEGIQTPKILNAAEMTSLPESLPVFVQQAAAAKAIRTLAQAGPALSGELLALGVVPHLLCAVGNQRHADSQRQASLALEWFVRTYPVVEEHVHKAMGDTLFGLFLENPEVLYMKMDEIQADILSSNKVHISGVSEDPE comes from the exons ATGAGCTCCAGCAAAGCGCAGACAGCACTCAGCAAGGTGGTGGAATTCCTGCGGGAGTGGGACCAGGGCAACAAGGACGTCCGGAAACTCCTGCTTATCAGCTTCTTGAACGAGAATGCAGGGAAGACCAGCCCTGAGCTGGAACTGGAGTTTGCCCAGGCTGCTAGTCTCTTCCTGGCCAGACTGACTGCTTGGATGAGGCTGAC ATACATGATTGGCACATATTTACGTTTGCAGTTAAAGGCTATTGGCGTATTCCTCTCTGCAACTGGAAA TCATCGTTACCTGATCGAATTTTTGGAAGTAGGGGGTGTTTTGACTCTCCTCGAGATCCTGGGGCAAACACAGATAAAGGAAGAGGACAAAGCCGAGGCTCTTAATCTGCTTCAGATTATTGCGAGTGCTGGGAGGAAGTACAAAGAGCTCATCTGTGAGAGCTATG GTGTGCGTGCCATAGCTGAGTGCCTGGCAAAATCCAAGGCAGAGGACACTCAGGAGAAGGCCAACTGCCTGCTGGAGTCCCTGGCCCAGGGTAACCCGAAGTACCAAAAGCAGGTGTACAAGGGCCTGATTGCACTACTGCCTTGCACCTCACCCAAAGCACAGCAGCTCGCCCTCCAGACAGTCCGCATTGTGCAG GAAATTGTGAAGGTAGCACATCCAAGCATTGTAGAACCTTTGTTGAATTTATTGAGATCCTTGCATCTTGAAGTCCAGTATGAGG CTATTGAGCTGATCCAAGATCTGGTACACTATGATGTCAGACCAGCTCTTCTGAAAGGTTTGGTTGCTTTGCTGAAACCAGCAAAAGAAGGAATCCAAACACCGAAGATCCTGAATG CAGCAGAAATGACAAGTTTGCCGGAGTCCTTGCCAGTGTTTGTTCAGCAAGCTGCTGCAGCTAAAGCTATAAG GACACTGGCACAGGCCGGCCCGGCCCTGTCAGGGGAGCTGCTCGCCCTCGGAGTGGTGCCTCACCTGCTGTGTGCCGTGGGCAACCAGCGCCACGCCGACAGCCAGCGCCAGGCCAGCCTCGCCCTGGAG TGGTTTGTCCGTACCTATCCTGTTGTGGAGGAACATGTACATAAAGCAATGGGAGACACCCTGTTTGGACTGTTTTTA GAAAATCCAGAGGTTCTATATATGAAGATGGATGAAATTCAAGCAGATATTTTGTCATCTAACAAAGTTCATATCTCTGGAG TTTCCGAAGACCCTGAataa
- the tmem53 gene encoding transmembrane protein 53 has protein sequence MGDVGLDYNIVFPEPHVSEKHWYGQKEPVVILLGWAGCNDKHLAKYSSIYNEQGCITIRYTAPWKAVFFSELFGSKELSSTARKLLDLLFDYEVEKSPILFHVFSNGGFMLYRYIVELLHSHSQLCTLRVVGTVVDSAPGNRNLTGSLRALQATLGPRTNVVVRCALLVLFACAVVVLRIVLYPLTRHIHRSHYDAMLEDPSGWPQLFLYSRADAVIAPGDVEAMARARRRRGGVRAESVDFATSGHVCHFRAFPEEYSGRCLAFLRSCLRSEEEAPGKRRPAVPADTSS, from the exons ATGGGAGATGTCGGCTTAGATTATAACATTGTTTTCCCCGAGCCGCACGTTTCAG AAAAACACTGGTATGGGCAGAAGGAGCCAGTCGTGATCTTGCTGGGCTGGGCAGGTTGCAATGATAAACACCTAGCAAAATACAGCTCCATTTATAATGAACAG GGTTGCATCACGATACGCTACACTGCGCCGTGGAAAGCTGTGTTCTTCTCTGAGCTTTTCGGCAGCAAGGAGCTCTCCTCCACCGCTCGGAAGCTCCTGGACCTGCTGTTCGATTACGAGGTGGAGAAGAGCCCCATTCTCTTCCACGTGTTCAGCAACGGGGGGTTCATGCTGTACCGCTACATCGTGGAGCTCTTGCACAGCCACAGCCAGCTGTGCACCCTGAGGGTGGTGGGCACGGTTGTGGACAGCGCCCCAGGGAACCGGAACCTGACGGGCTCTCTCCGGGCCCTGCAGGCCACCCTGGGGCCGCGGACCAACGTGGTGGTCCGGTGCGCGCTCCTGGTGCTGTTCGCCTGCGCCGTGGTGGTGCTGCGGATCGTGCTGTACCCCCTGACCAGGCACATCCACAGGAGCCACTACGACGCCATGCTGGAGGACCCCTCGGGCTGGCCGCAGCTCTTCCTGTACTCCCGGGCCGACGCGGTCATCGCCCCCGGAGACGTGGAGGCCATGGCCCGggcgcggcggcggcgggggggtGTCCGGGCGGAGAGCGTCGACTTCGCCACCTCGGGCCACGTGTGCCACTTCCGCGCCTTCCCGGAGGAGTACTCCGGCCGGTGCCTGGCGTTCCTGCGCAGCTGCCTGCGGAGCGAGGAGGAAGCCCCCGGGAAGAGGCGTCCCGCCGTCCCCGCCGACACCTCCTCCTGA